From the genome of Solanum pennellii chromosome 6, SPENNV200:
TCAAAGTTGGGGCTTTAGTTAGCAGCTGAGACTAAGTTAAAGTGTTTAtctatgtattatgtcttaaaACTTCTCACacattttaaagaaaagtttCTTATAAAGATTTTACTGGAGATTATGAATGTTCTTTACAACAATAGCTAAAGGAGAGATTTTATCTCTGGTCAATAATGGAAGTAATCTTATATGTAGGTTTGGTTTATTTTTAGGCTGATGTCACTCTAAGATTGGTatgcaatttaattttttcttaagacAAATTAGAGGGAAGTTTGACAACATTATCAAAGACTTACAGTTTGCAGCtggattatatattatattccaCAATTTTGATGCAGAGAAGGTTGTTCGGTTTCATTGGTGGATAATTCAGGAGTGCACATGCATAAGGATTCAATAAGAGCAATTCAATATGGTGCTGAAGGAAAGCTGTTTGTATCTGCTGGCGATGACAAACTCGTTAAGATTTGGGTTACTGATTCTTGGCGGTGCATAAGTTCGGTGTAAGTTTCTGATGTTCAAGTTCTGCTTTTTCTTAGACTTACTTAACAGTAAGTTGcccggactcttcaaaaatgctGCCGAAATAGAACGAATCtcatgtaataataataacaatactaataatattttttcttctaaattttgtGTGTCAGAAAATCTTTGATAAGTGGATGTCTGTTGATTATGTAAATTCTTCTTATACTGATAATTATTGGTTGCACCGACCACTGCAGATGTTTGTTCCTTTTCTTCCCCCTCTTTCCCGTTTTTTGTTTGTCTTAGATTTTTTCCTCATTAGGAGTTGAAGTTGTCTAACTGATAAGGTTTTAATAGGTCATCCGAGAAGAGAGTTACTGCTGTTGCCATCAGTAATGATGGGCGTTTTGTATCCTTCGCGGATAAATTTGGTGTAATTTATGCAGTTGAAATAGAAGGTTCTCTTGAAAATCAAAGTCTGCCCAATAAGAAGGCAGTCCCAATTCTCGCCCACTACTGCAGCATCATTACTAGTCtggtatttcttttcttttccccttTGTTTGAATTGCTTTAGTTTTCTGTGGATCTATTTTTTTACCCCCTATATGCGAGGGTTAGTGATTTACTCAGATATTGTTGTGATACTCATCAATGGTCCTTCTAAGTGGTTTTCTATGGAATTTGTGTTTTCTGGTTGGCAATTGTATTCCTGGCTCAACTCTTTTACACAAATACCATGGATAAAGATATACTGTCTCGATGCACATCTCTTGCACAATTTCTTGCAAGCCTTGTCCATTCTGGCGGTCAAGAGTAAAGCATTATCCATTCTGGTGAATGGATCATGATACTCCTATTGTCTATATGATTACGCCATATAAGATTAAGTTCAACTTATTCTTAGCCCCCATGGATCATATCcccacttcttttttttatcaaactagATTAATCTCCTAATCAAGGCCTCTGGTTTCAAAAGCTAGTTATTTTTTCTCAAAGAGAATTTTCCATCTTTGCAGGAGTTTTCACCGGATGGACGTTACATTATTAGTGCCGATCGGGACTTCAAAATCCGAGTAATGTCATGTTTCTTATTAACCATGAATAGTTAGTAAGATTTCTTGATGATCTCTTGCTAACATCAAAATTTCTTCTGGTTCATAATTATAGGTCTCTGTGTTCCCGGAAAAGCCATCAGATGGGGCTCATGAGATTCAAAGTTTTTGCCTTGGCCATTCAGAGTAAGAATTTCTTCAAATTCTGGTGGTCGTAACACCTCGGTAGTGATGATCAAGCTGATCCTGAATAgtctttttttgttgaaatgttggttatactaataaaattttaaaatctagTGACAGTTCTCTGGTCATTATTGATAAAAGCCAATCTTGAGATTTGATAAGGATACTTAAcccaagaaaggagaaaaacatTTTGACCGGGATGATTTAGGTGGTCATTTTGTGTCATCCAACTGTTACATCTGATGAACATGCATGTCTTTGCCGAATTTATTCTTCTTTTACACGTTTTGTAGGTTTGTGAACACGGGTGGTGTGGAATTAGACAAAAGTGGCCTTATAATGACAATAACAAAAGCAAATACATAGTATATAAAGCAAATAATGTGGTTCAATTAATGAGACCTAATCCTCAGTGTGGAGCAGAGATATTCCACTAATGAGTACAGAAAAGAGAGTACCAAAATTAGAGATAGAAACATGGCATTGGCGTTGGTGTTACTGTTATCTGTGTTTTTCTTTCGGAACCTGTGTTGACGACCTTCTTTCGTTTTTAAAAGTGCATTTTGTTGCCTTCCAGCAATTCTATTCATCCTCCCCTCCCCTCCCCTCCcccctcaaaaaaaaaaataatcaaaggtTAAATAAAAGATAGATGAAAATAGTTGTTGAGTATTGAACTTCGTCATGCATTTCCACAGGAAGAAATTCTAGTTTTGACAATGCATACTGGTTATCATGGTCATGGCTCATTTATTGTCTCAATTGTTAGGTTTGTTTCCTGCCTTGCCTTCATCTGCAACCAAGATTCCCAGCAGTGGTATTTGCTTTCAGGAGGTGGTGATTCAACTGTGagtaaattttgaaaatgaactaattttttttaaacccAAATCACCTTTTATGCCTTTTAACGCTAAATTTGGAAAAGATAACAAATGTCATCCTCTGCATTTGGCTATTGATCCTCTCTATTTAACACTAGCCGGTGACGTAGCaactaagaaactaaaatcaATCTTTCTTATGATGGTATTCAGCCAGCTTGCATGCACCTCGATTATTCAATTGTGTAACTGCCCACCATAGCTTTGGCAGATGGGAGGAAATAACccccccttttctttttttctttattttgtgtgTGTCTGCTGAAATTTAAACCTGAGTTTTCATGATTCTCCTCCAACTTCATTGACCAGTGACTCCTAGGCCACATCCTCGAGtttgatacaaaacaaaattgGCAACGTAAActtcaaatactttttttaagtgtttagttaaatgaaattaattacttaagaattatatgagtattttatttcaatttcatttttttatctaCTTTGACCAttgctctttcttttttttctctttattccAGGTACGCTTGTGGGACTTCACTTGTGGTTCTCTTCTTGATACCTGTCATGTTGGAGAGGTAGCTTCATCTCTTTTGGAGTCAGATACTTGATAGATTTAATTTGGTCTTCTCTCTCCATCCAATAGTTAATTGGCTGATTGAATCTCTTGCTAGAAAATAAATCTTTAGTAATTTGATTTGGCTGATTTTCAATCCATAAGCATGTGGTGATTGTGAAATAGGGCGTGAAGTGATCAATCTTTCTTTGTTCCATTTCCTTTCTTCCTCTACTTTTCTTGTGTTGAAACAAGAAACTGCATTAAAGCTTTAATGTTTAGCTTAGTTCTTAATTTTCTCTGCAATTGTGAAGACAGGACTAATACAGTCAAAAGAAGGAATAGATGACAGGTTGCTGGCTGTCACTGATCTTTGTGCCACTCCTTGTGGATCACTAATCGCGGTGGCTATTCAGAGGTAAGTCTCTCGTTATGTCAACAAGTTGCCTTTTCATCCTTTAAAGAGCTCTATTAATATGTTCTTGAATCATAATACCTTTCTCCGTTGAACTGTAGCTTGGCAGGCGTCATGCTTTtgagttgcaacctttcagctAAATCTCTCCATGTTGCAAGAGTAGGTTTCTTTACCATCTCTGAATCACGAAAATCTATTTAGATTTTGTATCGTTCAAAGTATCAACAGCCAGCATCAAATGGAAATGTTATATGATGCTatttgacaatatttttttatttatttttaattctgaAGGAAGGGAAGCCTTGACATAACTAGTGAAGTTGTTGTCATGTGACTTGGGCCACGGGTTCAAGCCGTGGAAACAGCCTCTTGCAGAAATGCAGAGTAAGGCTGCGTAGACCCTTGTGGTCTGCCCTTCCCTGAACCCTGTGCATCACGGAAGCTTTAGTGCACCGGGCTACccatttattttgtatttgtttaaCCTTTTCCCTTGGATGTAAATTCCAGGTGGTTCCAATTCCTGGGGAGACTTTTATTCCCACAAGCTTAGCAGCTGCCTCTTCATCGAATCAATTGTGGATGGTCATGGGTGCATCGACTCTATGTACTTCCCGTTCAGCACCTTTGGCTTGTGTGAAGGTTCTCAATGGTTTCTACGAGAGCAACCAGGACTCTGTTGAGCAGGAGGCACGTGTTTTAGAAGATAAAGATTTACCAGGTAGTGAACAACTCCTTCAAACGTTGCAGGGGAGTTCGTTCATTGAGAAAGATGCACTATCAGCGGCTGCAGAAGCAGTGAAAACAGCAATGTGTAATCTATTAATCAAGAAGCAGTACCCTTCTGAAAATCGAGAGTTTAGAAAGAGAGGGAGGAACGACAAGAGAGTAGATAAGAAAAAATGAGATCGGTGGACAAAGTTACATGGTATGTATGCTGGTGGGAGGTTATCAGAGTATTTATAGGCCGAGTTGATTTTGCTGCCAGCAGTGAGCAAGGTAGTGGCTTTCCAGCTCGAGCTCGTAAACAGATCTGATGATGAAAGTAATCAAATTTCGCCTTTGCTGTGAAGTAGTTTTTTTTCTGCTTTTAATAACAATTTGTGATATGATATGGTATTGTTTACAAATTGTTCACCCTCATTGTAACTTGTTTTAATTGTTTACCTTGCATTAGTTCTGGTGCTGTACTGTAGCTAATTTTGATGCTTCTGATATTGCCATAATTTAAAAGCCTTTCATCTGTTTTGGTCCAATATTGATAAATCTTTCCTGCTTGAAACTATAATcagtgttttttttatttctagttAATCTGAAGGAGCATTTACAATTTTGGCAGTGATGATTATATAACCACAATGACTAATGTTTTAAAATTGAGCATAATATATAACGTGTGATGTGTAAAAGCAAGCACTTAAACTATCAAAAGAGCATTTAGACACACATAACGGATTATAATATAGTTACAAAGAAATTTATGATAGTGAAGACATTAAATCAATGTTTTAACAACTACGAAAAAAATTTCGAAACATATTAGTAATATTAATTGTGTTTAAAATTAAATCGGAAATAAAGTTGAagggtatatttgtcctttttagtagaaagaaaaaataagcaGGACAGTTAAGTTGgttagtataaataaaaattgacaaGAAAAGAAATAGAAGGAATTCCACATCTTGTAGCGCcatttttgctattttttgaCGATGCGATTTTTAGGCtttttttcaaccaaaatgCAACCGAATTCGACGcattcatgttttatttatcTCCATTTGCTTTCTTCAATCGATCACCATTTTCCTAAGCTTGAAAAAATCCATTCACATTTGCTACAGTTAATCACCGGTACAGTACGATTTtcgctctctctctcttattgaactcattttgcttctttttttaaacagTTACGAGAAGCCGATCTAGAATTTGAAGTTCTATTTAGAATTGAACTCACTCTGCTTTTGAAATTACAAGATCagaatgttgaaattttagTGATACGGTCGAAATTGAACTCGTTTTGCTTAACGGCGGATCTaggatttgatatttttatcaGAACTGAACTCACTTTTACTTTTGAAATTACAAGTTGAGAATACTAGTATTTTATTGAAATGTTaatgttataatttatataaaagtttTTATTATAACTGAACTTACTGTACTTTTTGCAATTATGAGTTCGGGATCTGATATTTGTTGAAAATTTCagtcattattattatatatatgatctgATGTCGATAGTATTGGGTTTTGGTTGAACTTGTTTTGCTTTAACCAATTACTTGAATGTCAGAGTCGGATTTAggatttgaagatttttattAGAAATGAACTCACTCTACTTTTGATATTACTAGTTCAGAATCTAATTTTTGTTGAAATGTTTGTGGTTTTTATATTGGTTTGAGTCGAAATTGAACTCGTTTTGGTTTAACAATTACTCGAATAACAGAGGCGGATCTAGGATTTAAAACTGAATTGATGTTCCAAAAActgtttttttttggttttgttgttgtttagaagttttttatatcaatatttatttgtaatttgatCATTGTAATAGCTTTTTGCATGTTCCTGACATTAATAAGCCAGACTTAATGCATTTCTTTTAGTATGAAATGTCGTTTTATCTGTggtttttaattgttatattagATCGTGTTAACAAGAATTTTCCGAGATGGAGGAGACTGAGGAGAAGACTATCGAGTTGGAGGAAGGAATGGAGTGTGTTCAAAAGGGACTTAATAAGTTGAAAATAATCATAGAAGGAGAGCCGGAGTCATTCACCTCAGACGAGTACGTGATGCTCTACACGTATCCTTGGCATTCCCTTGAGCTTAGTGTGCATGTTTTCATTCTTAGTTAGTCCTTTACGATTATCATTTCTATTTGTCGACAAGTTTCTCCTTAATTTGAAGCATAGCACTATCTATAACATGTGTACTCAGAAAGCACCTCATGATTACTCTCAGCAACTGTACGATAAGTACAAAGAAGCAGTTGAAGATTACATCCTTACTATTGTAAGAGCATTTCGCTATCTCAATCTCATTGTTTTGTGATGATGTTCCAAATAGTAACCAGTCTCCATTTGCTCCATTAGGTTTTGCCTTCTCTGAATAAGAAGCATGATGAATTCTTGTTGAAGGAGCTTGAGAAAAGATGGGCATCCCATAAACTTATGGTCAAATGGCTTTTAAAGTTTTTCCGTTATCTTGACAAGTTTTTTATCAAACGAGCTGAAGTCCCTGCACTTAATGAAGTTGGTCTGAGTTGCTTCCGGGATCTGGTTAGCTTTTGGAATGATTATTCTTCAGTTGGatttttctttctatatttGTCTTCTCTGAGTTACTATTATGATAAAAAAGTCTTTATATCGTTTTGTTTGTCGATAATAGGTttatcatgatgtgaaaaaTAGAGTTACAGATGCTGTGATAGCACTGGTAAAtgtttctttcttcattttttttctgcTAGACTCAATGTGTTAGAATTCTATCTGCTAGATATGAGGTTTAATGAAGTATCGTTTTGTATCAGATTGATCAGGAACGTGAGGGTGAGAAAATCGACAGAGTGTTACTGAAGAATGTGATAAATTTGTATATTGATATGGGAAAGGGAAGGATGGATTATTACGTTAATGACTTTGAAGAGGCAATGCTTCGAGATTCTGCCTGTCATTATTCTCGAAAAGCTTCAACCTGGATTGTTGAAGATTCTTGTCCAGAATATATGCTTAAGGTATAAATGATTTTCACAACTCTTTCACCTCGAGGATTGCTCTTGTATTCCATTCTTATACTAGAATAGGTTCCAACGCCCATTCTTTGCTGACACAGGCAGAGGAGTGCTTGCAAAAGGAGAAGGATAGAGTGTCTCATTATCTGCACTCTAGCACTGAGACAAAACTTCTGGAGGTCAGTTTTGGAGTTTCACAATTACATTTGTGTTATGTCATGCCATAGCTAGTAGCATTTTCCATCTCGCCGTACATTATGACATATAGATACACATAAACCTGACAAGGTTCTCATTTACAAATGAATGTGTTACGAAGATACACTGTTATATCTTGTactataacaacaacaatatacccAAAGGAGTCTCACAAAGTGAGGTACGGGGAGGATAGAGCGTACGCAGACCTTAACCCTAACTTAGAGAGAGGCCGTTTTCGATAAACCCTCAGCTCAAGGAAAAACAGTCCAAAGTAGTCCtaaaaaaagaagtaacataagtacaagaaataacaaataacaacaaaagcaacAGATAGTAACAAAATAGAAACTATAACGAAACAATGTGAACAACATATAGTAACAAGATTGAAGGATAAGAAACTATTGGAGCAATAGTACGACTAATAATATGAACGGACAGCAAGACTACGCACAGGTACTATAACTGATGCTTGATATAATTTCTATGTTCTCTAGAACTTATAGAAGGGAAGAATGAAGGGGTTACTTTTGTGGAGTTTTGTCAGGTTATTGATGTTGTGTACTTGATTGTATATGTTTCCCCCTTGGTAACAGGGAAGCATTTTGTTTTACAGaaccttctttttttaatgttcTTTATGCCCGGCCGGACAACCACGGttatcaaaaaagaagaagaatgttCTTTACTGTTGGGAGAGGGAAGAGCGGATGTGTCTTGTGTTTCGAGA
Proteins encoded in this window:
- the LOC107022043 gene encoding tRNA (guanine-N(7)-)-methyltransferase non-catalytic subunit wdr4 isoform X1, whose product is MEETNMDDCEHNRESEVAPALIAVHPTQKSVAVAVGSNLRVFNLQEGCSVSLVDNSGVHMHKDSIRAIQYGAEGKLFVSAGDDKLVKIWVTDSWRCISSVSSEKRVTAVAISNDGRFVSFADKFGVIYAVEIEGSLENQSLPNKKAVPILAHYCSIITSLEFSPDGRYIISADRDFKIRVSVFPEKPSDGAHEIQSFCLGHSEFVSCLAFICNQDSQQWYLLSGGGDSTVRLWDFTCGSLLDTCHVGETGLIQSKEGIDDRLLAVTDLCATPCGSLIAVAIQSLAGVMLLSCNLSAKSLHVARVVPIPGETFIPTSLAAASSSNQLWMVMGASTLCTSRSAPLACVKVLNGFYESNQDSVEQEARVLEDKDLPGSEQLLQTLQGSSFIEKDALSAAAEAVKTAMCNLLIKKQYPSENREFRKRGRNDKRVDKKK
- the LOC107022043 gene encoding tRNA (guanine-N(7)-)-methyltransferase non-catalytic subunit wdr4 isoform X2 encodes the protein MHKDSIRAIQYGAEGKLFVSAGDDKLVKIWVTDSWRCISSVSSEKRVTAVAISNDGRFVSFADKFGVIYAVEIEGSLENQSLPNKKAVPILAHYCSIITSLEFSPDGRYIISADRDFKIRVSVFPEKPSDGAHEIQSFCLGHSEFVSCLAFICNQDSQQWYLLSGGGDSTVRLWDFTCGSLLDTCHVGETGLIQSKEGIDDRLLAVTDLCATPCGSLIAVAIQSLAGVMLLSCNLSAKSLHVARVVPIPGETFIPTSLAAASSSNQLWMVMGASTLCTSRSAPLACVKVLNGFYESNQDSVEQEARVLEDKDLPGSEQLLQTLQGSSFIEKDALSAAAEAVKTAMCNLLIKKQYPSENREFRKRGRNDKRVDKKK